A section of the Pochonia chlamydosporia 170 chromosome 2, whole genome shotgun sequence genome encodes:
- a CDS encoding tRNA (adenine-n -)-methyltransferase non-catalytic subunit (similar to Colletotrichum gloeosporioides Nara gc5 XP_007272757.1) — protein sequence MSRNVVQPNGWVALRLPNETLRVLQVTPNTCVTAIAHTAPPQFRPVPLTVVLFCRTISLGKYGSFPSNLLIERPFHLTYEIQEKRDGEKFSRLRVVPGTELNADILAETNQNEPTDGEAAIVAGEGEELALVDETGKVVARSNREVIDDSARQTLTADEIEVLKRKGAAAGKDLIAKLMLSHTAIDQKTTYSLAKYKLLKERKFLRRFTVLPLDVVLLGQWLLEDRDAGKILEMRLEMMGLLGCWADVHFGGEPVSGVSEPHGGRWLAVDDTGGLLVAAMAERMGILHPEPTREDDEDASENHGERQQTEALHEQADTNGTSEQHNPPSSPQTQRTHRKHPRRDDLDEHYALTNTITLIHTNSQPNLSILRYFDYDATDANPSYPYHPLFTNLLPISWLQLVDPAEDAVYFEKPEDITSEQLASWKPNRRGNYHRKRRRWARTNEIVDKTRAGGFTGLAVASTMDPISILRQVLPLLSGGSPIAIYSPTIEPLAQLVDCFSIGRRAAWVSSPPAEAEGKSQAELDRWGGTREFPINPTLVLGASVQSSRARRWQVLPGRTHPFMTSRGGADGFLFTGWRTIPAEGRISARGKFQKKKVDGA from the coding sequence ATGTCCAGGAACGTGGTACAGCCCAATGGCTGGGTGGCATTGAGGTTACCAAATGAAACCCTTCGTGTGCTTCAAGTAACACCAAATACGTGCGTCACCGCCATTGCCCATACCGCACCGCCCCAGTTCCGACCCGTACCACTGACCGTCGTGTTGTTTTGTAGAACAATTTCTCTCGGAAAATACGGCTCATTTCCGAGTAACTTACTCATAGAACGTCCATTCCATCTTACTTATGAAATCCAAGAGAAGCGCGACGGCGAAAAATTCTCCCGATTACGAGTCGTCCCCGGAACGGAACTCAACGCCGACATCCTCGCAGAGACGAACCAGAATGAACCGACGGACGGAGAGGCGGCCATCGTGGCCGGCGAGGGAGAAGAACTTGCTCTCGTAGATGAGACTGGAAAAGTCGTTGCGCGGTCAAATCGCGAAGTCATCGACGACTCGGCGCGACAGACGCTCACAGCAGACGAGATCGAAGTGTTGAAACGCAAGGGTGCAGCGGCTGGTAAAGACCTCATTGCGAAACTTATGCTCTCACATACGGCGATTGATCAAAAGACGACATACTCGTTGGCGAAATATAAGCTCTTGAAGGAGCGCAAGTTTCTGAGGCGGTTTACTGTGCTGCCCCTGGATGTTGTCCTCCTTGGTCAGTGGCTGCTCGAGGATAGGGATGCTGGGAAGATTTTGGAGATgaggctggagatgatgggtTTGTTGGGGTGCTGGGCAGATGTGCACTTTGGAGGGGAGCCGGTGTCAGGGGTGAGTGAACCTCATGGTGGGAGATGGTTGGCGGTGGACGATACGGGCGGTTTGTTGGTTGCTGCTATGGCTGAAAGGATGGGGATACTGCATCCGGAGCCGACTAgggaagacgacgaagacgcATCAGAGAATCACGGAGAGAGACAACAAACAGAAGCGTTGCACGAGCAAGCGGATACAAATGGCACCTCTGAACAACACAATCCTCCATCGTCACCACAGACACAAAGGACGCATAGGAAGCATCCCCGCCGCGACGATTTGGATGAGCACTACGCTCTCACGAATACCATTACCCTCATCCACACCAATTCACAGCCGAACCTCTCTATTCTTCGATACTTTGACTACGACGCCACAGACGCCAACCCATCATACCCCTATCATCCTCTTTTCACCAACCTCCTTCCCATCTCGTGGCTACAACTAGTCGATCCAGCCGAGGACGCCGTCTACTTTGAAAAGCCAGAGGACATAACCAGCGAACAGCTCGCGTCTTGGAAACCCAATCGCCGTGGAAACTATCACCGCAAACGCCGGAGATGGGCGCGAACCAACGAAATTGTTGACAAGACGCGAGCTGGCGGCTTCACCGGTCTTGCAGTAGCGAGCACCATGGATCCCATATCAATACTGCGTCAGGTGCTCCCCCTGTTGTCAGGTGGTTCCCCCATCGCAATCTACTCACCTACGATTGAACCGTTGGCCCAGCTAGTTGATTGTTTCAGCATTGGCCGCCGAGCAGCATGGGTATCATCACCGCCCGCGGAAGCAGAGGGAAAGTCGCAAGCCGAGCTAGATCGGTGGGGGGGCACGAGAGAGTTTCCTATTAATCCTACGCTAGTGCTTGGCGCTTCCGTGCAAAGCAGTAGAGCGAGGAGATGGCAAGTCTTGCCGGGGAGGACACACCCGTTTATGACGAGTAGAGGAGGTGCCGACGGGTTCTTGTTTACGGGATGGAGGACCATTCCGGCTGAGGGGAGAATTTCTGCGAGAGGCAAGTttcagaagaagaaggtggaCGGTGCATAA
- a CDS encoding phosphate-repressible Na+/phosphate cotransporter Pho89 (similar to Neosartorya fischeri NRRL 181 XP_001259021.1) — protein sequence MALHQYDYLLAVGTIFAFLDAWNIGANDVANSWASSVSSRSISYVQAMIGASLMEFSGALGVGGRVADTIRTKVVDVNAFEEKPELLMLGMVCAVIASSCYLTMATRFGMPVSTTHSILGGVLGMGIGALGNTGITWVGYNKDGSVDIKGGVVQVFLAWVIAPVLSGIFGAVIFLITKYGVLLRSNPTMKGLILVPIYFWITASLIVMLLIWKGGDYEVKLTDAQIPGVIVAAGAAWGLLVSFFLVPWLYRVVIREDWQLKWWHIFQGPLLLRRGEVPPAPENFTGVVRNFYEGHLTREELEARRARARADASDDIEGQQEKTVASSDISQDAGQRPEYKHKSIVGPKPDAVWYSSAGLWWWFKWVLLRGIDQDVISAQSEKSVIAGDVEEIHARAHHFDNKAEFLYTFLQIMTAAAASFTHGANDVANAVGPYATIYQIWNSGKIPKKTQVDLWILAFGGAGIVIGLWTYGYHIMRNLGNRVTLMSPSRGFSMELGSVITVIMATRLKLPVSTTQCITGAIVGVGLCNGDWRAINWRMVAWIYLGWIITVPTAGLISGILMGFITFAPHW from the exons ATGGCGCTCCATCAGTACGATTACCTCCTTGCCGTTGGCACAATCTTTGCTTTCCTCGATGCCTGGAACATCGGTGCCAACGATGTTGCCAACTCATGGGCCTCGTCAGTCTCATCACGGTCCATATCTTACGTCCAGGCTATGATCGGTGCCAGTTTGATGGAGTTCAGTGGTGCGCTCGGCGTTGGTGGTCGTGTCGCAGATACCATTCGAACCAAGGTCGTCGACGTCAATGCGTTCGAGGAGAAGCCTGAGCTTCTTATGCTTGGTATGGTTTGCGCTGTCATCGCCTCCTCCTGCTATCTTACCATGGCCACCCGGTTCGGTATGCCCGTCTCAACTACCCACTCTATTCTCGGTGGTGTCTTGGGTATGGGCATTGGCGCTTTGGGCAATACCGGTATTACTTGGGTTGGGTATAACAAGGATGGCTCCGTCGATATCAAGGGAGGAGTCGTCCAGGTCTTCCTGGCCTGGGTTATCGCGCCTGTTCTGTCAGGTATCTTTGGCgccgtcatcttcctcatcaccaagtATGGCGTGCTTCTGCGGTCCAACCCAACCATGAAGGGTCTGATCCTTGTCCCCATCTACTTCTGGATTACAGCTTCCCTCATTGTCATGTTGCTGATTTGGAAGGGCGGTGACTATGAGGTCAAGTTGACGGATGCTCAGATTCCTGGCGTTATTGtcgctgctggtgctgcgtGGGGTCTGCTggtctccttcttcctcgtcccTTGGCTGTACCGTGTTGTCATCAGGGAGGATTGGCAGCTCAAGTGGTGGCACATTTTCCAAGGCCCATTGCTTCTCCGCCGTGGTGAGGTGCCACCTGCTCCAGAGAACTTCACAGGTGTTGTTCGTAACTTTTACGAGGGACATCTGACCCGAGAGGAGCTTGAAGCCCGACGGGCTCGCGCTCGCGCGGACGCGTCTGACGATATTGAGGGCCAGCAAGAGAAGACTGTTGCTTCGTCTGATATTTCTCAGGATGCTGGCCAGCGTCCTGAATATAAGCACAAGTCGATTGTTGGACCTAAGCCTGATGCTGTTTGGTATTCTAGTGCTGGACTATGGTGGTGGTTCAAGTGGGTTCTTCTCCGCGGCATCGACCAGGATGTCATCAGCGCTCAGAGCGAGAAGTCTGTCATTGCAGGTGATGTCGAGGAGATTCACGCCCGTGCCCATCATTTTGACAACAAGGCCGAGTTTCTGTATACGTTCCTCCAAATCATGACTGCAGCTGCTGCCTCCTTCACCCACGGTGCCAACGATGTCGCCAACGCTGTCGGTCCTTATGCCACGATCTATCAGATTTGGAACAGCGGAAAAATCCCCAAGAAGACACAGGTTGACCTCTGGATTCTCGCCTTTGGAGGTGCTGGCATAGTTATTGGTCTCTGGACATATGGTTACCATATCATGCGCAACTTGGGTAATCGCGTCACTCTGATGTCTCCATCTCGTGGGTTTTCCATGGAATTGGGGTCTGTCATTACCGTGATTATGGCCACCCGTCTCA AGCTTCCCGTCTCCACCACCCAGTGCATCACTGGCGCCATTGTAGGTGTAGGTCTTTGCAACGGTGATTGGCGTGCTATCAACTGGCGCATGGTTGCTTGGATCTATCTCGGATGGATTATTACTGTGCCTACGGCTGGCTTGATCTCTGGTATTCTCATGGGTTTCATTACCTTTGCTCCCCATTGGTAG